The window CCAACTTGGTAGTTTGTTCCGTTCGTTTCTTGGTAGTTTGTAAAGTAATGCCTTATCACATTCGTATAGTATAGTTTTATTGCTTTAACCTGTGTGTTCGTAATAGTTTTGGGAGGATAAAACTCCCCTGATTGCTTAAAAAACAGCAACCAGAAGACAATCCCCCCTAGCACAAAACCTAAAAGAAATAAGCAAATATGGGTAGTAAGTTTCATAAAAAATACTTTACTTCATTAGGTTCAGAAAAAACTTTAATGGTCTTACCCTTCTCCAGCGCATATAACAGTTCTCGTATTGTTCCTCTGCTTTCTGCTTCGCCACAAACTGCAACTACATCACATTTATCAATTAGTTTGAAACACATTTGTAGTATTTCTTCCTCGCTCACGTTTGCTCCAACAAACCACATAGGGGGTGTGTATATTACAGCAACCTTCTTTTCTAAAAACTCCTTAATATACTTCTTTGCTTCTTCTATGTTCTTTGGGTCTAACCTAAACTTATGTATCATATACACTATCATTTCCAACCCTCCTTTAATGCTTCTTCTTTTTGTCTTCTTATTTCCTCAAACACTCTTATCCGCAACTTTTCGTCTTTATCAAGCAAACCTGCTATTGTGTTTATCAGTTCAGATTGCTTAACATTCGCAATCTTACTCAACCTCGCAATAACCCTTTTGGTATCATCCAAAAGGTAAAAACTTGTAGTTTTCTTTTTGTCCATAAAACCTCCTTTAACACTTTAATTATTAACGAGTTCTGTTTTAAAAGTCAAGTT is drawn from Brevinematia bacterium and contains these coding sequences:
- a CDS encoding DUF4406 domain-containing protein: MIVYMIHKFRLDPKNIEEAKKYIKEFLEKKVAVIYTPPMWFVGANVSEEEILQMCFKLIDKCDVVAVCGEAESRGTIRELLYALEKGKTIKVFSEPNEVKYFL